The Corynebacterium halotolerans YIM 70093 = DSM 44683 region ACCGTCCCGTCATCGAGGACGGCCATCTGCGTTCCCGCCGGCCGTGGGGCGCTGGACGAGGTCGCCACCACCGTGGCCAGGACGAAACCCTGTCCGGGGCGCCAGGTCCGATTCAGCACCGGCGCCAGTGGCCCCCAGAGGTCATCATGCTGTGTCATCCGCAACTCCTGTCTCGTTCAACCAGCGGTGGAGGTCGGCCGGGGTGTCGACGTCCCGACCGGTCGCCAGGTGCCCGGTATCAACCACCTCGACCAGTGTCGGGTGCGCCCGCAGCCACGCCCTGCCGCCGGCGTCCCCCTCGGCGGTGGCCGCCGCCTCCCGGGCCATGGCGACCGGGAAGACAATGGGATGCCCGCGGATGAGCCGCCCGTGCGGATCCGGGAACCCCGCCGCCGTGACCCGCCGCTGCGAGGCCACCGCCCTGAGGTACGACACGACGCCCGCGTCAACATCCGGCTGATCCGCCAGCGCCACCATGACCGAGCCGTCGGGGCGCCCCGTGAGGAGGTCGTCAGCGGCGTCGACGCCGGCCCGGAAGGATGATCCCATCCCCGTCTCCCAGGCCTCGTTGACGACGACGCGGTGCCGGCCGGGGCCCAGCACCCGCCGGACGTGAGCGCCGTCGGCACCGACGACCACGACCACTTCGTCGCAGCCACCGCGCCACAGCGCGTTGACCATCCGGACCACCTGCGGCCCGTCGTCGGGGGCGCCAGCCAACGTCAACAGCGCCTTCGGGCCGAGCCCCAGGCGACGGCCCGCCCCGGCGGCGAGCAGCACCCCGACCACGTATTCGGCAGGCAAGGTCAGAGGAACTTCTCGGGCGTGGCGGGCAGATCACGGATGCGGATGCCGGTCGCGTGGTAGGCGGCATTGACGACGGCGGCCGGGCTGCCGACGATGCCGATCTCCCCGATTCCACGCGAACCCATGGGGGTCGCCCGCTCGTCGACGTCGTCGAGCCACTCCACCCGGAGATCGCCGATATCCGCGTGCGAGGCCACGTGGTAGGTGGCCAGATCCTGGGTGACGAAGTGGCCGTACCTGGGATCGCGGACCGCCTCCTCGAACAGCGCGGCCGACAGGCCCATCGTGAGTCCGCCGAGGAACTGCGAGCGTGCGGTGACCGGGTTGATCACCCGGCCGACCGAGAAGACGCCGAGCATCCGCGGCACCCGCACCTCCCCGGTCAGCCGGTGCACCCGCGTCTCGGCGAACACGGCGCCGAAGGAGTGCATCGACAGGTTCTCCATGTCGGGATAGGCCTTCGAGGTCGTCGTGGTCTCCGCCCCGGGCTCCGGCCGGTCGCCGTGGTCGGCCCGGAACTGTTGCGCGGTCTGGACGATGGCCGTGCCCCAGGAACCGGTGCCGGACGATCCGCCGGCCACGGTCGCCGTCGGCAGGTCCGTGTCGCCGATCTCCAGATCCACGTCGGTCACCCGGACCCCCAGCGCATCGGCGGCGATCTGCAGCAGTGCGGTCCGGGCGCCGGTCCCGATGTCGACCGCCCCGATGGAGACGGTGTAGCGGCCGCCGCCGAGGGCGACGACGCGGGCGGTGTTGCCCGGAAAGAAGTTGGCGGGGTAGGTCGCCGACGCCACGCCGGTGCCCACCCACCAGTCGCCCTCGAGGGTGGACCGGGGTTCGGCGGGCCGGTCGGCCCACCCGAAGAGCTCCGCACCGCGGTGCAGGCACTCCACCAGCCGGCGGTTGCTGAACGGTTTGCCGGTGTCGGCGTCGATCTCCGGCTCATTGCGGACCCGCAGTTCGACGGGATCCATCCCGGTGGCCACGGCCAGGTCGTCCATGGCCACCTCGAGTGCGTACCCGCCGGGCATTTCTCCGGGCGCCCGCATCCAGGACGGGACGGCGACGTCGAGCTCCGCCACCCGGTGACTGGTCCGCCGGTTGTCACCGGCGTACATCATCCGGGCCGGGACCGCGGCATGTTCGACGAACTCCTTGACCGTGGAGGTCTGCACCGTGACCTCGTGGGCGAGTGCGGTGATGCGGCCGTCGGTTCCGGCGCCGAGCCGGATCCGCGAGCTGGTCCGGGTCCGGTACCCGGTCAGGGAGAACAGCTGCTGGCGGGTCACGGCCAGCTTCACCGGCCGCCCGTCGGCCCACCGGGCGGCCAGCGCGACCGCCATCTCCGGGCCGTGGGGCACGCCCTTGCTGCCGAAGCCGCCGCCGACGTACGGCGCCTGCACGCGCACCCGGTCCTGGTCCACTCCCAGCATCGGGGCCAGGGCCGCGGCGACTTTGTGGACACCCTGCGTGGAGTCCCACATCGTCAACGCGCCGTCCTGCCAGACCGCGGTGGCGGCGTGCGGCTCCATGGCGTTGTTCTGTTCGTGGGGCGTGGAGTAGATGTGGTCCGTGGTGATCGGCGCGCGGGCCAGCGCTGCGTCGACCTCGCCCTGGTCGGTGTCGGGCGGGGAGCCGACGGCCTTTTCCGACGGCCGGTAGGTCGGCGCGCCCTCCATGGTCACCGAGGCCGGCTCCTCCTGCTGGTGGACCCGCACGAGACGGGCACCCTCGCGGGCGGCCTCTGGCGTCTCGGCCAGGACCAGGGCCACGATCTGGCCGCGGAAGCCGATCCGGTCGTCCTGCAGCACCGCCAGTTCGCGGTTCTCGGTGTTCGCCAGTCTCGGTGCGTTGGTGTGGTCGAGCACGCTCACCACCCCCGGATGCCCGAGCGCGACGGTCGCGTCGACCTGCCGCACCCGGCCTTTCGCTGTCGTGGAGGTCACCAGCCAGCCGTGCAGCGGCGGCTGGTCCAGTTCCCGGTCCTTCTCCACGGCATAGGTCGCGCGGCCGGTGACCTTCTCGCGGCCGTCGACACGCTCGAGCGCCGTGCCCATCGACGCGGCGGTGACAGGTGTGGCGGTCATCGTGACTCCTTCCGGTCGAGCCCGCCGGCGAGTCGGTCCAGGGCGGCGGTGGTGGCCCCGCGCAGCAGCGGGCGCTTGTAGGCGGTGTCGGCGCTGAAGCTGGCCTCCTGCAGTTCCTCGTCCACGGCTTTGGCGATCGTCTGTTCGTCGAGCCGTTGTCCGCGCAGGACATCCTCGGCCCGGGTGGCGCGCCAGGGCTTGTGGGCGACACCACCCCAGGCGAGGGCGACGTCGGTGACCACCCCGTCGTCGAGGGTGAGCGCGGCGGCGACCGAGACCAGTGCGAAGGCGTACGACGCGCGGTCGCGGGTCTTGAGGTAGGTCGAGTGCCGGGCCAGCGGGGTGGCCGGCAGCTCGACGGCGGTGATCAGCTCACCGTGGGCCAGCGTGGTCTCCACCTCGGGGTGCTGACCGGGCAGGGTGTGCAGCTCCCCGATCGGGACCCGTCGCTCGCCGTCCGGGCCGAGCACGACGACGGTCGCGTCCAGCGCGGTGAGTGCGACGGCCAGGTCGGAGGGGTGGGTGGCGACGCAGGCGTCGCTGGCGCCGAGCACCGCGTTGTAGTGGCCGTACCCCTCGATCGCCGAGCAGCCGGTGCCCGGTTCCCGCTTGTTGCACGGGGTGGTGATGTCCTGGAAGTACACGCACCGGGTGCGCTGCAGCAGGTTGCCGCCGGTGGTGGCCATGTTCCGGAGCTGGCCGCTGGCCCCTGACAGCAGGGCGCGGCTCACCCCGGGCCAGCCACTCCGCAGCAGCGGGTGAGCGGCCAGGTCACTGTTGCGGACGTTCGTCCCGATCCGTAGTCCCTGATCGGTCTGTTCGACCGCGTCGAAGGGCAGCTTCCTGACATCCACCAGCCGTTCCGGCGTACTGACGCCGAGTTTGAGGTGGTCGATCAGGTTGGTGCCGCCGCCCAGGAAGCGGGCCGAGGGGTCACCGCTGACGGCGGCCACCGCCTCCTCGGCGCTCGTCGGGGCTTCGTAGGTCATCTGCCTCATCGCCGGGCCACCTCCTTCACCGCGTCGAGAATGCCGACGTAGGCCCCGCAGCGGCACAGGTTGCCGCTCATTCGTTCGCGGATTTCCTCGTCGGTCAGGTCGCCGGGTTCCACGTCGGCCCCGAGATCCTCGGTCACGTGGCTGGGGTGGCCGTCTTCCGCCTCGTCGAGCATCCCGACCACCGAGCACACCTGACCCGGTGTGCAGTAACCGCACTGGAAACCGTCGTGGGTGATGAACGCCTGCTGGACCGGGTGGAGGTCCCCGTCCCCGCCGTCGCCGGCGAGTCCGGCGGCCGTCACGATCTCGGAACCGTCCTGGGCCACGGCCAGCGCGAGACAACTCAGTTGGCGGCGTCCGTCGAGAAGCACGGTGCACG contains the following coding sequences:
- a CDS encoding FAD binding domain-containing protein, which produces MRQMTYEAPTSAEEAVAAVSGDPSARFLGGGTNLIDHLKLGVSTPERLVDVRKLPFDAVEQTDQGLRIGTNVRNSDLAAHPLLRSGWPGVSRALLSGASGQLRNMATTGGNLLQRTRCVYFQDITTPCNKREPGTGCSAIEGYGHYNAVLGASDACVATHPSDLAVALTALDATVVVLGPDGERRVPIGELHTLPGQHPEVETTLAHGELITAVELPATPLARHSTYLKTRDRASYAFALVSVAAALTLDDGVVTDVALAWGGVAHKPWRATRAEDVLRGQRLDEQTIAKAVDEELQEASFSADTAYKRPLLRGATTAALDRLAGGLDRKESR
- a CDS encoding xanthine dehydrogenase family protein molybdopterin-binding subunit; its protein translation is MTATPVTAASMGTALERVDGREKVTGRATYAVEKDRELDQPPLHGWLVTSTTAKGRVRQVDATVALGHPGVVSVLDHTNAPRLANTENRELAVLQDDRIGFRGQIVALVLAETPEAAREGARLVRVHQQEEPASVTMEGAPTYRPSEKAVGSPPDTDQGEVDAALARAPITTDHIYSTPHEQNNAMEPHAATAVWQDGALTMWDSTQGVHKVAAALAPMLGVDQDRVRVQAPYVGGGFGSKGVPHGPEMAVALAARWADGRPVKLAVTRQQLFSLTGYRTRTSSRIRLGAGTDGRITALAHEVTVQTSTVKEFVEHAAVPARMMYAGDNRRTSHRVAELDVAVPSWMRAPGEMPGGYALEVAMDDLAVATGMDPVELRVRNEPEIDADTGKPFSNRRLVECLHRGAELFGWADRPAEPRSTLEGDWWVGTGVASATYPANFFPGNTARVVALGGGRYTVSIGAVDIGTGARTALLQIAADALGVRVTDVDLEIGDTDLPTATVAGGSSGTGSWGTAIVQTAQQFRADHGDRPEPGAETTTTSKAYPDMENLSMHSFGAVFAETRVHRLTGEVRVPRMLGVFSVGRVINPVTARSQFLGGLTMGLSAALFEEAVRDPRYGHFVTQDLATYHVASHADIGDLRVEWLDDVDERATPMGSRGIGEIGIVGSPAAVVNAAYHATGIRIRDLPATPEKFL
- a CDS encoding nucleotidyltransferase family protein → MPAEYVVGVLLAAGAGRRLGLGPKALLTLAGAPDDGPQVVRMVNALWRGGCDEVVVVVGADGAHVRRVLGPGRHRVVVNEAWETGMGSSFRAGVDAADDLLTGRPDGSVMVALADQPDVDAGVVSYLRAVASQRRVTAAGFPDPHGRLIRGHPIVFPVAMAREAAATAEGDAGGRAWLRAHPTLVEVVDTGHLATGRDVDTPADLHRWLNETGVADDTA
- a CDS encoding 2Fe-2S iron-sulfur cluster-binding protein translates to MEHTINVRIDGIDHEVTVDTRTTVLDALRERVGNTSPKKGCDHGQCGSCTVLLDGRRQLSCLALAVAQDGSEIVTAAGLAGDGGDGDLHPVQQAFITHDGFQCGYCTPGQVCSVVGMLDEAEDGHPSHVTEDLGADVEPGDLTDEEIRERMSGNLCRCGAYVGILDAVKEVARR